A genomic stretch from Methanobrevibacter sp. includes:
- the dnaJ gene encoding molecular chaperone DnaJ, translating into MADKRDYYEVLGVDKTADEKTIKKAYRKLARKYHPDVCDEPDAEDKFKEVSEAYAVLSDEEKRQRYDQFGHAGMDGFTAEDFYQNVNFEDIFQGFDIGNIFEMFGFGGPGRSRGGRAGPQRGSDIYTEVPISLEEAFNGCDKEIKITRSELCPTCNGSKSKPGSDPQTCPKCGGTGQIKEVSNTFLGQMVNVRPCRECGGTGKIITDPCDDCHGKGSKRKSKTIKIEIPEGVDEGNHLRVSGEGNCGESPGLEGDLIVTIHIKGHRNFTREGDHLYLDQQISFPQAALGDLISIPTIEGKEVEFKIPSGTQSGTVFKLKGQGMNSVRHSGRGNMYVTVTVVVPKKLSSKQKKILTEFAEVSGDEIKHVEKGLFDRVKDAMK; encoded by the coding sequence ATGGCAGACAAGCGAGATTATTATGAAGTTCTTGGAGTAGATAAAACTGCGGATGAAAAGACTATTAAAAAAGCTTATCGTAAATTAGCCAGAAAATACCATCCAGACGTTTGTGATGAACCAGATGCTGAAGATAAGTTTAAAGAAGTAAGTGAAGCTTATGCTGTCTTGTCTGACGAAGAAAAACGTCAAAGATATGATCAATTCGGTCATGCCGGAATGGATGGATTTACTGCTGAAGATTTCTATCAAAACGTGAACTTTGAGGATATTTTCCAAGGATTCGATATTGGAAACATATTTGAAATGTTCGGATTCGGTGGACCAGGTCGCAGCCGTGGAGGAAGAGCAGGTCCTCAAAGAGGTTCAGACATTTACACTGAAGTACCAATTTCTCTAGAAGAAGCATTCAATGGTTGTGACAAAGAAATCAAGATTACCAGAAGTGAATTATGTCCAACATGTAACGGTTCTAAATCCAAACCAGGTTCCGACCCTCAAACCTGTCCTAAATGTGGCGGTACTGGACAAATAAAAGAAGTCAGCAACACATTTTTAGGTCAAATGGTAAATGTAAGACCATGTAGAGAGTGTGGAGGAACTGGAAAGATAATTACAGACCCTTGTGATGATTGTCACGGAAAAGGAAGTAAAAGAAAATCCAAAACAATTAAAATTGAAATTCCAGAAGGTGTTGATGAAGGTAACCACTTAAGAGTTTCAGGTGAAGGAAACTGTGGTGAATCACCAGGACTTGAAGGAGATTTAATTGTTACAATCCACATCAAAGGACATAGAAACTTTACACGTGAAGGCGATCACTTATACTTAGACCAACAAATTAGTTTCCCTCAAGCTGCATTAGGTGATTTGATTAGCATTCCTACTATTGAAGGAAAAGAAGTTGAATTTAAAATACCTTCAGGAACACAAAGTGGTACCGTATTTAAATTAAAAGGTCAGGGAATGAACTCTGTTAGACATTCAGGAAGAGGAAATATGTACGTTACTGTAACTGTGGTTGTTCCTAAAAAATTAAGTTCAAAACAGAAAAAGATACTTACTGAATTTGCCGAAGTCAGCGGTGATGAAATTAAACATGTTGAAAAAGGACTCTTCGATAGAGTTAAAGACGCTATGAAATAA
- a CDS encoding right-handed parallel beta-helix repeat-containing protein: MVKKINIILVLLLLFISISAVSAADDGNITELASNEAIQDTLHVYVGEDVSYSSDSLDDVVAIDESDLELSSSSFTINDGNYNQYFSFATGQLSSSDVKSGDTIILDGTIQKKNFIFNIPVNIIGSSSNNMKNSMIILRNGASNSTVSNLHIDNAMDGKSGVVLDSVSYCTIKDCTIKVTKASSYPISVINGANYNNVTGNNLKAYGLTYGHGTRSTPGLIVSGSHYNYIANNYVEVDDANGIYLSSYSGKSTDGLVVNNGGNSNFNIIYNNTVKCNDEILPTSWSYNIQIMGNNNTIKSNTVFRGYRGISTSGAGNIIDGNIISVAGSDYTNPGVETGGEYGIVGAYFSTITNNIITGKIISTGGGISALDKSVVENNWVNVTKVGKGINAEGSNIIIRNNTVFTVSGSGIYQQGKYFGLIVENNNITSESGVGILIDKENSKKMPSNVTVIGNTIKTGNKVAIDASNVVVSSSNIDPKSNNVYGKIIMSPEGIIDTSKPVYIFKGNTSIITPDNIREYINANGDLTYNVHDGDTLVFEGTFDNEVIYINKRVKITGDDPIFYNSTFKITSGGVLIENLTIINNKANRVNAWGIFTNQANGVRIINNKITVSDSKAAYAVYVLESTEVEVINNELTSEGDFLTFTLLSYASEDCTFANNTIKTIGTGEVYSFTPEKCIDGNEITVDGKQYCIDGNELFIDGKSYCIDGNELTIDGRSYCIDGNELSIDGKTYYFSEGQNFTIEGKTYCIDGEELTIEGKTYCIDGNELTIDGKTYCIDGNELCIDGAEYSMGEAHVISEIYQTYGILLLYSSNNNISGNDINATSKLDSVYSTNDSQNSVVGIDSYFNTHNNVFSNNTVYIKANDNYIYGMGVLGYNTGHTAPAGQGASNNTFVGNNISLEGPYCTTGLIVGSSSEETILKDNAIDLKSPVGYGITLEMSQKSTIENNNVNLNSDAVYGIDLISSSDNVINNNTIAGEGKQVYGILISNGKNNEITDNVIKAKGNGESLTFKVLDSLGTGNAGICLMANSTDNKIAGNNITSTTGYSILVGDIATSNVISDNYLESEIGIGNNAISSTKNNDVADNYVYVAEILSLSTPNVVYLGVGEFSVTLDKSMDGAIVKFYDSDGELFTQSAVSNGIAKAKYQFDETYAPAQYSFKAITSKENYKTITSELKFSVINGNIVITVKDVSMEQGGSGNFVATVLDEFGNPIANADVVFNRVSSVGRLNVLGHAVTNKEGVATFKFDVPAEYDLEDYNIVSSVADVDNYNDANTTSVLTVVEKLAITGNKAYTVYYGNTVTYKVKILDANKKAAAGKSVTFKIKGKSKTVKTDKNGYASYKVKLAAGSYTITATCGLHKVSNKITFKPTVIAKSVSKKKAKTIKYTVKVLNNKGKILKNKKVTFKVKNKKYTAKTNKKGIATLTLKNLKVGKYAVSSTYGGCTVKTTLTIKK; this comes from the coding sequence ATGGTTAAAAAAATTAATATTATATTAGTTTTATTGCTTTTATTCATTTCCATATCTGCAGTAAGTGCGGCTGATGATGGAAACATTACTGAATTGGCAAGCAATGAAGCTATTCAAGATACATTACATGTATATGTTGGTGAAGATGTCAGTTATTCTTCGGATAGTCTTGACGATGTTGTGGCTATCGATGAATCTGACTTGGAACTTTCTTCATCTTCATTTACAATCAATGACGGTAATTACAACCAATATTTTAGTTTTGCAACTGGCCAATTGTCTTCTTCTGATGTCAAATCTGGCGATACTATAATTTTAGACGGCACTATTCAAAAAAAGAATTTCATTTTCAATATCCCAGTAAATATTATCGGATCTTCTTCAAATAATATGAAAAATTCAATGATTATTTTAAGGAATGGGGCTTCTAACAGTACTGTTTCTAATTTGCATATTGATAATGCCATGGATGGAAAATCTGGAGTTGTTTTAGATTCCGTTAGTTACTGTACAATTAAAGATTGTACTATAAAAGTTACCAAGGCTAGCTCATATCCAATTTCAGTCATTAATGGCGCAAATTATAACAATGTAACTGGAAACAATTTAAAGGCTTATGGTCTGACATATGGTCACGGTACCAGATCCACTCCTGGATTGATTGTAAGCGGGTCCCACTATAATTATATAGCTAATAATTATGTTGAAGTAGATGATGCCAATGGTATATATCTTTCAAGTTATTCCGGTAAGAGTACTGATGGACTTGTAGTGAATAATGGTGGTAATTCCAATTTCAATATAATTTATAACAATACTGTTAAATGTAATGATGAAATATTGCCTACTTCATGGAGTTACAATATTCAGATAATGGGTAACAATAATACTATTAAATCCAACACTGTCTTTAGGGGTTACAGAGGTATTTCCACTTCAGGTGCAGGAAATATTATTGATGGTAATATAATTAGCGTTGCCGGTTCTGATTATACTAATCCTGGTGTTGAAACAGGTGGGGAATATGGTATTGTAGGGGCTTATTTCTCAACAATAACAAATAATATAATTACTGGTAAAATCATTTCCACTGGTGGAGGAATCTCTGCTCTTGACAAGTCAGTTGTTGAAAATAATTGGGTTAATGTTACTAAAGTTGGTAAAGGTATAAATGCTGAGGGTTCAAACATCATAATTCGAAATAACACTGTATTCACTGTGTCTGGTTCAGGTATTTATCAACAAGGTAAATATTTCGGACTTATAGTTGAAAATAATAACATCACTTCCGAATCTGGTGTAGGTATTTTAATAGATAAGGAAAACTCTAAAAAAATGCCTTCAAATGTTACTGTTATCGGAAACACTATCAAAACTGGAAATAAAGTTGCTATTGATGCTAGCAACGTTGTGGTATCATCCTCAAATATAGACCCTAAATCCAATAATGTTTATGGAAAAATTATTATGAGTCCCGAAGGGATTATAGATACATCCAAACCGGTATACATTTTTAAGGGAAATACAAGTATTATCACACCGGACAATATTAGGGAATACATTAATGCCAATGGTGATTTAACATATAATGTACATGATGGCGATACATTAGTATTTGAGGGAACATTTGATAATGAGGTAATCTATATTAATAAACGCGTTAAGATAACTGGTGATGATCCTATATTTTACAATTCCACATTTAAAATAACATCTGGTGGAGTATTAATTGAAAATTTAACAATCATCAATAATAAAGCAAATAGGGTAAATGCGTGGGGTATTTTCACAAATCAGGCGAATGGTGTTAGAATCATTAACAATAAAATCACTGTCAGCGATTCTAAGGCCGCATATGCAGTTTATGTTTTAGAATCAACAGAGGTTGAAGTAATTAACAATGAATTAACTTCTGAAGGGGACTTTTTAACATTTACTTTACTTTCATATGCTTCTGAAGACTGTACTTTTGCAAACAATACTATTAAAACAATTGGAACCGGTGAAGTATACTCATTTACACCTGAAAAATGTATTGACGGTAATGAAATAACTGTTGATGGAAAACAATATTGTATTGATGGTAATGAGTTATTTATTGACGGTAAATCTTATTGTATTGATGGTAATGAGCTGACTATTGATGGCAGGTCTTATTGTATTGATGGTAATGAGTTGAGTATTGACGGTAAGACTTATTATTTTAGTGAAGGTCAAAATTTCACTATTGAAGGTAAGACTTATTGTATTGACGGTGAAGAGTTGACTATTGAGGGTAAAACTTATTGTATTGATGGTAATGAGTTGACTATTGACGGTAAGACTTATTGCATTGACGGCAATGAGCTTTGCATTGACGGCGCTGAATACAGCATGGGTGAAGCACATGTCATTTCAGAAATTTATCAAACTTATGGAATTTTATTATTATACTCATCAAACAATAATATTTCTGGAAATGACATAAATGCTACATCTAAATTAGATTCTGTATATTCAACAAATGACTCTCAAAATTCTGTAGTTGGTATTGACTCATACTTCAACACTCACAATAATGTATTTTCAAACAACACTGTCTACATAAAGGCTAATGACAATTACATTTATGGTATGGGTGTTTTAGGATATAACACTGGTCACACTGCTCCGGCAGGCCAAGGTGCTTCCAACAACACATTTGTAGGAAATAATATCTCTCTTGAGGGTCCGTATTGTACTACTGGATTGATTGTAGGAAGCTCATCTGAAGAAACTATTTTGAAAGACAATGCTATTGACTTAAAATCACCTGTAGGTTATGGTATTACTTTAGAGATGTCTCAAAAGTCAACCATTGAAAACAATAATGTAAACTTGAATTCAGATGCAGTTTATGGTATTGATTTAATTTCATCCTCTGATAATGTCATTAATAATAATACTATTGCAGGTGAAGGTAAGCAAGTTTATGGCATTTTGATTTCCAACGGTAAAAACAATGAAATTACTGATAATGTAATTAAAGCTAAAGGTAATGGTGAAAGTTTAACCTTCAAAGTCCTCGACTCTCTTGGAACAGGCAATGCGGGTATTTGTCTTATGGCTAATTCAACTGATAACAAGATTGCCGGTAACAACATCACTTCAACTACAGGTTATTCAATTTTGGTTGGCGATATAGCAACTTCAAATGTAATTTCCGATAACTATCTTGAAAGTGAAATAGGTATTGGAAATAATGCAATAAGCAGCACCAAGAATAATGATGTTGCAGATAACTATGTATATGTAGCTGAAATATTATCACTCAGCACTCCTAATGTTGTATATCTTGGTGTTGGCGAGTTTTCAGTAACATTGGATAAAAGCATGGATGGAGCTATCGTAAAATTCTATGATAGTGATGGTGAATTGTTCACCCAATCAGCAGTCTCAAATGGAATTGCCAAGGCCAAATATCAGTTCGATGAAACATATGCTCCTGCACAGTATTCATTTAAAGCAATAACTTCAAAAGAGAATTATAAAACCATAACTTCCGAATTGAAATTTTCAGTAATTAATGGAAACATTGTTATTACTGTAAAAGATGTTTCAATGGAACAGGGTGGTTCTGGAAACTTTGTTGCTACTGTTTTGGATGAATTTGGAAATCCAATAGCTAATGCAGATGTTGTATTCAACAGGGTTAGTTCAGTAGGCAGACTTAATGTTTTAGGACATGCCGTCACTAATAAAGAGGGCGTTGCAACATTCAAGTTTGATGTTCCTGCAGAATATGATCTTGAAGATTATAATATAGTTTCCAGTGTTGCCGATGTGGATAACTATAATGATGCCAACACAACTTCAGTTTTAACTGTGGTTGAAAAATTAGCTATTACTGGAAACAAGGCTTATACTGTATACTATGGAAATACAGTAACATATAAAGTTAAAATATTGGATGCAAATAAAAAAGCGGCTGCTGGAAAATCAGTGACCTTCAAAATAAAAGGCAAATCCAAAACAGTTAAAACTGATAAGAACGGTTATGCATCTTATAAGGTTAAATTGGCTGCAGGTTCATATACAATCACTGCCACATGCGGTCTTCATAAGGTATCCAACAAGATCACATTCAAGCCTACAGTAATTGCCAAAAGTGTTTCTAAAAAGAAAGCAAAAACCATTAAGTACACAGTTAAAGTTCTAAACAATAAAGGCAAAATCTTAAAGAACAAAAAAGTTACATTTAAGGTTAAAAATAAAAAATACACTGCAAAAACCAATAAGAAAGGTATTGCTACTTTAACACTTAAAAATTTAAAAGTGGGTAAATATGCGGTATCATCTACTTATGGTGGATGTACAGTAAAAACTACATTAACAATTAAAAAATAA
- a CDS encoding Ig-like domain-containing protein, which yields MLCFVMLSVGATFAADNATDVIAIDDEITIDEPLAVEQDVQDVSANESSAAVVTPETIGQYIDDSGQLYKNVTADEIVFNGTFNNLNLTVERPITLTGGFFNDPNFEIYSSEVILRNFSIIQNKGVNSIFVAGSEENHTSDVLIDNVNIVFTDDQSGAGAIPIEVMYSDDFMFKNSFIAYGGRTNGYYNNNAVRITSSKNAIIFNNQIFANLVSASVGWAEEPAGSGNWVSAPMSEAIVIKNSDGAILDGNLINVTYGNVTGDWDTIYTVDVSESDDVLITNNEIISDGFSYIYGIIISGDDFTIRGNNITSTGVLYANGIDIEGPATGVVENNNIDVSAVNSAYAIYSGMNGKTVSANYTDNNITGKAYNIFGFSLGDVESNVKDNFVDLEGNYTTGLAARTDVLNVDGNRFILTSSEEGNESVQEGFGVEARGILVIAGNATIANNTIATNGKGVVLSGKGTSATLEGNFINVVGNADKDAYALYADELASLIVNNNTVDYQGTTNGTGVNNGVYVYNTTDARITGNTFTLDLVSSYVPWFEIPAGSGNWTSFPVSEGIVVDSSEAVQFMKNNVTVTYGDVVGSYDTIYAVSFKNSDYALIEGNKIDAKGHTHIYGIILSGDNFNIGANTITVESDNYYANGIDIEGPATGVVYDNTIDVTGVESAYAIYSGMNGQNVSALYQNNTITGKGYNVFGMSLGDVESNVKDNSIILDGNYTTGIAYRGSGINATGNYIVLSSTEQGNLTVWENFGVEAVGIKVINGTAVIENNTIATPGKGIHIEGAETDAHIFDNFINVVGNDDQNAYAIFAIDAASLFLNLNNIDYQGATKGTGVNNAVYVNNVTDTSIIANNFTIDLVSSYVPWFEIPAGTGNWVSFPISEGIVIEDTVNPVFSLNKVDLTYGDVVGSYDTIYAVDVKADDAIISDNEINAKGHTYIYGLIITGDNFTVEANNITAESDNYYANGIDIEGPATGSVYNNNIRVNATTSAYGIYSGMNGQDTTVLYDGNYIFGVAYNVFGMSLGDVESTILNSEIIADGNYTTGIAYRGTKLTINNTSILAFGSNVGNEAIWEAFGVESVGVKIVNGTSEVTNNRIMTTGNYPVNVGNTSASVHDNNLIGLKYIGDEGVANADNAEVYNNIPEIGNKTAVVISITEVNGNCEVSGILKEINGTPVSFYELSYTFDGVTKPVKTDENGTFKITGIGNGKLDLFLEEDSHYLASDVVSLTLTDIAPVKEPTTANITIGDYEIGKDANVTIDIPGATGNVSVIVDGVETIAPLDENGSAVVTIENVTGGEHSIVVIYTGDETHAAAYKVENIFLEQFDTRFDNLTVEGSGYIDGVLVNALGDPIANATVVYIANGVESNVTTDEYGWFIFNVTLDADVTISYAGTDVYMPTELSIKLQDMAPSRTNTSFNSADFTQYSCDFYEGERGGNFTFQLLDMAGNPLANKTIYIGYNGVTLNRTTDENGYANVQINLKNAGLYTFVVVFLGDKDYNATMAVHKVTIEKKTTSISASAKTFKATAKTKKYTVTLKTIKGSSIDGKTYLAAGKKVSLKINGKTYTGKTNAKGQVTFSLKITKKGKFTTKISFAGDKSYEASSKSIKITIK from the coding sequence ATGTTATGCTTCGTAATGTTATCTGTTGGAGCAACATTTGCTGCAGATAATGCTACTGATGTTATAGCTATTGATGATGAAATAACTATTGATGAACCGCTTGCGGTTGAACAAGATGTTCAAGATGTAAGCGCAAATGAAAGTTCCGCAGCTGTAGTTACTCCGGAAACTATTGGTCAGTATATAGATGATTCTGGTCAGTTGTATAAAAATGTAACTGCAGATGAAATTGTATTTAACGGTACTTTTAATAATTTGAATTTAACTGTTGAGCGTCCTATTACATTAACCGGCGGATTTTTCAACGATCCAAACTTTGAAATTTATTCCAGTGAGGTTATATTGAGAAATTTCTCAATTATTCAAAATAAAGGTGTAAATTCCATTTTTGTTGCTGGAAGTGAAGAAAATCATACTTCTGATGTTTTAATTGACAATGTAAATATTGTATTTACAGATGACCAAAGCGGTGCAGGTGCAATTCCTATTGAAGTAATGTATTCTGATGATTTCATGTTTAAAAATTCATTTATTGCATATGGTGGTAGAACCAACGGTTATTATAATAATAATGCTGTTCGCATAACCAGTTCAAAAAATGCAATAATTTTTAACAATCAAATATTTGCAAACCTTGTTTCCGCTTCTGTTGGCTGGGCTGAAGAGCCTGCAGGTTCTGGTAATTGGGTAAGTGCTCCTATGAGTGAAGCAATTGTTATTAAAAATTCTGATGGTGCTATTTTAGATGGAAATTTAATAAATGTTACATATGGAAATGTTACTGGTGATTGGGATACAATTTATACTGTAGATGTATCTGAGTCCGATGATGTTTTAATAACCAATAATGAGATAATATCTGATGGTTTCTCTTATATTTATGGTATAATCATATCTGGTGATGATTTCACAATCAGAGGTAATAACATTACTTCTACCGGTGTATTATATGCTAACGGAATCGATATTGAAGGTCCTGCAACTGGTGTAGTTGAAAACAATAATATTGATGTTAGTGCTGTAAACAGTGCTTATGCTATTTATTCTGGTATGAATGGTAAAACTGTTAGTGCTAACTATACTGATAACAATATCACAGGTAAAGCTTACAATATCTTTGGTTTCTCTTTAGGTGATGTTGAATCCAATGTTAAAGATAACTTTGTTGATCTTGAAGGTAATTATACTACAGGTCTTGCTGCTAGAACTGATGTTTTAAATGTAGATGGCAACAGATTTATTTTAACTTCTTCTGAAGAAGGTAATGAATCTGTCCAAGAAGGATTTGGTGTTGAAGCTAGAGGTATTCTTGTAATTGCTGGTAATGCTACTATTGCTAACAACACTATTGCAACTAATGGTAAAGGTGTTGTATTATCTGGTAAAGGAACTTCTGCTACTTTAGAAGGTAACTTCATTAATGTTGTTGGTAATGCTGATAAAGATGCTTATGCTCTTTACGCTGATGAATTAGCAAGTTTAATTGTTAACAATAACACTGTTGACTATCAGGGTACTACTAACGGTACTGGTGTTAATAATGGTGTTTATGTTTACAACACTACTGATGCTAGAATTACCGGTAATACTTTTACTTTGGATTTGGTTTCCAGTTATGTTCCTTGGTTTGAAATTCCTGCTGGTTCCGGTAACTGGACATCTTTCCCGGTATCTGAAGGTATTGTTGTTGATTCCAGTGAAGCTGTTCAGTTTATGAAAAATAATGTAACTGTAACTTATGGTGATGTTGTAGGTAGTTATGATACTATATATGCTGTTAGCTTTAAGAATTCTGATTATGCTTTGATTGAAGGCAATAAAATTGATGCTAAAGGTCATACTCACATTTATGGTATTATTTTATCCGGTGATAACTTCAATATAGGCGCTAATACTATTACTGTTGAGTCTGATAATTATTATGCTAATGGTATTGATATTGAAGGTCCTGCTACCGGTGTTGTATATGATAACACTATTGATGTTACTGGTGTAGAGTCTGCTTATGCTATTTATTCTGGTATGAATGGTCAGAATGTATCTGCTTTATATCAAAACAACACAATTACCGGTAAAGGTTACAATGTATTTGGTATGTCTTTAGGTGATGTTGAATCCAATGTTAAAGATAACTCCATTATATTGGATGGTAATTACACCACTGGTATCGCTTACAGAGGTTCTGGCATAAATGCAACAGGTAACTACATTGTCTTAAGTTCAACAGAACAAGGTAATTTAACTGTTTGGGAGAATTTCGGTGTTGAAGCTGTCGGTATTAAAGTTATTAATGGTACTGCTGTAATTGAAAACAACACTATTGCAACTCCTGGAAAAGGTATTCACATAGAAGGCGCTGAGACTGATGCTCACATATTCGATAACTTCATAAATGTTGTTGGTAATGACGATCAAAATGCTTATGCTATCTTTGCTATTGATGCTGCATCCTTATTCCTTAATTTAAATAATATTGATTATCAGGGTGCTACTAAAGGTACTGGTGTTAACAATGCTGTTTATGTAAACAATGTTACTGATACTTCTATTATAGCAAATAACTTTACTATAGATTTAGTTTCCAGCTATGTTCCTTGGTTTGAAATTCCTGCAGGTACTGGTAATTGGGTATCTTTCCCAATTAGTGAAGGTATTGTTATTGAAGATACTGTCAATCCTGTATTCTCACTCAATAAGGTTGATTTAACCTATGGTGATGTTGTAGGTTCTTATGATACTATTTATGCTGTTGACGTTAAAGCTGATGATGCAATTATTTCTGATAACGAAATCAATGCTAAAGGTCACACATACATTTACGGTCTTATAATTACCGGAGATAACTTCACAGTTGAAGCAAACAACATTACTGCTGAGTCTGATAATTATTATGCTAACGGTATTGATATTGAAGGTCCTGCTACTGGTAGTGTATACAACAACAATATTCGCGTTAATGCAACAACCTCTGCTTATGGTATTTATTCAGGCATGAACGGTCAAGACACTACTGTTTTATATGACGGCAATTATATCTTTGGTGTCGCTTACAATGTATTTGGCATGTCTTTAGGTGATGTTGAAAGCACAATTTTGAACTCTGAAATCATTGCGGATGGTAACTACACTACTGGTATTGCATACAGAGGTACTAAACTTACCATTAATAACACATCTATATTAGCATTTGGTTCAAATGTAGGTAATGAAGCTATTTGGGAAGCTTTCGGTGTTGAATCCGTAGGTGTTAAAATTGTAAACGGTACTTCTGAAGTCACTAACAACCGTATCATGACAACTGGAAATTATCCTGTCAATGTTGGAAACACTTCCGCTTCAGTTCATGATAACAACTTAATTGGTTTGAAATACATTGGTGATGAAGGTGTTGCTAATGCGGATAATGCAGAAGTTTACAACAACATTCCTGAAATAGGAAATAAAACTGCTGTTGTTATATCAATTACTGAAGTCAACGGAAATTGTGAAGTTTCAGGTATATTAAAAGAGATTAATGGAACTCCAGTCAGTTTCTATGAGTTATCCTATACCTTTGATGGTGTAACCAAACCTGTCAAAACCGATGAAAACGGTACTTTCAAAATTACTGGAATTGGCAACGGTAAATTGGACTTATTCCTTGAAGAGGACAGCCACTATTTAGCATCTGATGTTGTTTCACTTACATTAACTGATATTGCTCCAGTTAAAGAACCTACAACTGCAAATATCACTATCGGAGATTATGAAATCGGTAAGGATGCTAATGTAACTATTGACATTCCTGGCGCTACAGGTAATGTTTCTGTCATCGTCGACGGTGTTGAAACAATTGCACCATTAGATGAAAACGGCAGTGCTGTTGTTACTATTGAAAATGTTACTGGTGGTGAACATTCCATTGTAGTAATCTATACTGGTGATGAAACACATGCTGCTGCATATAAGGTTGAAAACATTTTCTTAGAACAATTTGACACTAGATTTGATAATTTAACTGTTGAAGGTTCCGGATATATTGATGGTGTGCTTGTAAATGCATTAGGTGATCCTATTGCTAACGCTACAGTAGTTTATATAGCTAACGGTGTTGAATCAAATGTCACAACTGATGAATATGGTTGGTTCATATTCAACGTTACTCTTGATGCTGATGTAACAATCAGTTATGCTGGTACAGATGTTTACATGCCAACTGAATTGTCCATCAAATTGCAGGATATGGCTCCTTCAAGGACTAATACTTCCTTCAATAGTGCTGACTTTACACAATATTCTTGTGATTTCTATGAAGGAGAACGTGGTGGAAACTTCACTTTCCAACTCTTAGATATGGCCGGTAATCCTCTTGCAAACAAAACTATTTACATTGGTTATAATGGTGTAACATTAAACAGAACCACTGATGAAAACGGTTATGCAAATGTTCAGATTAACCTGAAAAACGCAGGATTATACACCTTTGTAGTAGTATTCCTAGGTGATAAAGACTACAACGCTACCATGGCTGTACACAAAGTTACTATTGAAAAGAAAACAACTTCAATATCTGCAAGCGCAAAAACATTTAAAGCTACTGCAAAAACCAAAAAATACACAGTAACTTTAAAAACCATCAAAGGATCATCCATCGATGGAAAAACATACTTAGCTGCAGGTAAAAAAGTATCCCTTAAAATCAATGGTAAAACCTACACAGGAAAAACCAATGCGAAAGGTCAAGTAACATTCAGCCTTAAAATAACCAAAAAAGGCAAATTCACCACTAAAATATCATTTGCTGGTGACAAATCATACGAAGCCTCAAGCAAATCTATAAAAATAACAATTAAATAG